In the Klebsiella aerogenes KCTC 2190 genome, one interval contains:
- a CDS encoding small membrane protein, translating into MSGIAALLIALVLLVVAIYSLLSYIRERRHSGLPSKKDKR; encoded by the coding sequence ATGTCAGGAATAGCAGCGCTATTAATAGCATTAGTTTTATTGGTGGTAGCTATCTACAGCCTTCTCTCTTATATTCGTGAGCGCCGCCATTCGGGTTTGCCTTCTAAAAAAGACAAACGCTAA
- a CDS encoding alpha/beta fold hydrolase, translated as MNSFYSHLAGATVRWFDFQGQGDPIVFIHGLGCASSYDYPPVVSNPILNGRRALLIDLPGYGYSDKPLQFGYRIADQAAVVVEWLNKLQVSRCILYGHSMGGSVAIEAAQRLGKRVEALIVAEPNLYAGGGFYSCKIAGQTEDDFIANGYQSMLAEETSPWKGCLQNSAPWALWRGATSLVVGASPSWFESFIHLQCRKTLIYGSLSLPSQEAEDVETAGIALAVIPQAGHSMAWENPAALARVIAGLL; from the coding sequence ATGAACAGCTTCTATTCGCATTTAGCCGGTGCAACGGTCCGTTGGTTTGATTTCCAAGGCCAGGGGGACCCTATTGTGTTCATTCATGGGTTAGGTTGCGCCTCTTCATACGATTACCCGCCAGTGGTTTCTAACCCTATATTGAATGGGCGCCGGGCCTTACTAATTGATCTTCCAGGCTATGGTTACAGCGATAAACCGCTTCAGTTTGGCTACCGAATTGCTGACCAGGCTGCGGTCGTTGTGGAGTGGCTGAACAAATTACAGGTCAGCCGCTGCATTCTCTACGGCCATAGTATGGGGGGCAGTGTGGCTATTGAGGCAGCGCAGCGGCTGGGCAAACGCGTTGAGGCCTTAATTGTCGCCGAGCCCAATCTCTATGCCGGTGGGGGATTCTATAGCTGTAAAATCGCCGGGCAGACGGAAGATGATTTTATCGCCAACGGCTATCAGTCGATGCTGGCGGAAGAAACGTCCCCATGGAAAGGTTGCCTACAAAACAGCGCACCGTGGGCGTTATGGCGGGGAGCTACCAGCCTGGTAGTAGGCGCTTCTCCCTCGTGGTTTGAGAGTTTTATTCACCTGCAATGCCGCAAGACGCTTATCTACGGTAGTTTATCGCTACCCTCACAGGAAGCGGAAGATGTCGAAACTGCGGGTATCGCATTGGCTGTCATACCACAGGCGGGGCATTCGATGGCATGGGAAAACCCGGCCGCGCTGGCGCGCGTGATTGCCGGGTTGCTCTGA
- a CDS encoding GhoT/OrtT family toxin: MTLYQKMLVFYAVMGCICALISWFLTKESRCIRLLAALLIGATWPFSFPMALLVSLF; the protein is encoded by the coding sequence ATGACTTTATACCAGAAAATGCTGGTTTTTTATGCCGTAATGGGCTGTATCTGCGCGTTGATAAGCTGGTTTTTAACTAAGGAAAGCCGTTGTATTCGCCTGCTGGCTGCGTTGCTGATTGGTGCCACCTGGCCATTCAGCTTCCCTATGGCGCTGCTGGTTTCTCTATTCTGA
- the yncL gene encoding stress response membrane protein YncL produces MDVSSKTVILINVGAALALISLLSVRFGWL; encoded by the coding sequence ATGGATGTTTCCAGCAAAACCGTAATTCTGATTAATGTCGGCGCAGCGCTTGCGCTTATTAGCCTGTTATCCGTTCGTTTTGGTTGGCTTTAG
- a CDS encoding aldehyde dehydrogenase → MTITCSLYSGGRWHDAESRATFIRRHPQNNETASTAAAASLNDARCCADKAAAAFPSWRDSAPSERRRLLLEAAAQMQLREAKFIATMAAETGATAHWAGFNVHLAADILREAAALTTQIEGQVIPSDVPGNLAMGLRQGAGIVLAMAPWNAPLILATRAIATPLACGNTVILKGSELSPATHSLVIDALAAAGFPDGVVNYLTCSPADAPALVETLIAHPAVRRVNFTGSTPVGRIIARTCGEYLKPAILELGGKAPLLVLDDADLQQAAAGAIFGAFANAGQICMSTERIIVDESIADEFVALISQRAAALPSTLLGPVVDMKTVQRCNALIDDALNKGARLLCGGKAESTQMRATLLDGVTREMRIWHEESFGPVKSVIRVNGEEEALAVANESEYGLAAAVYSRDTARAWNVAQNLQTGICHINGPTVHDEAQMPFGGCKSSGYGRFGGRAGIAEFTELRWITMQTRPRELPF, encoded by the coding sequence ATGACTATAACCTGCAGCTTATATAGCGGCGGCCGCTGGCACGATGCCGAAAGCCGCGCCACTTTTATCCGTCGCCATCCACAAAATAACGAGACAGCCTCTACCGCCGCAGCGGCCAGCCTCAATGACGCCCGTTGCTGTGCAGATAAGGCCGCCGCCGCATTCCCTTCATGGCGGGACAGCGCCCCATCCGAGCGTCGCCGGCTGTTGCTGGAAGCCGCCGCGCAAATGCAGCTTAGAGAGGCGAAATTTATTGCTACCATGGCGGCGGAGACCGGCGCGACGGCGCACTGGGCCGGATTTAACGTGCATCTGGCGGCAGATATCTTACGCGAAGCTGCAGCGCTAACCACCCAAATAGAAGGACAAGTGATTCCCTCTGATGTGCCGGGTAATCTGGCGATGGGCTTGCGTCAGGGCGCAGGCATCGTATTGGCTATGGCGCCGTGGAACGCACCGCTGATTCTGGCCACCAGAGCCATCGCCACGCCGCTGGCGTGCGGCAATACGGTGATTCTCAAGGGCTCGGAACTCTCGCCCGCGACGCATAGCTTAGTCATCGATGCCCTCGCCGCGGCGGGCTTTCCCGACGGCGTGGTGAATTATCTCACCTGCTCGCCAGCCGACGCGCCTGCGCTGGTGGAAACGCTGATCGCTCACCCCGCCGTACGACGCGTGAATTTTACCGGGTCGACCCCCGTTGGGCGCATTATTGCCCGCACCTGTGGAGAATACCTTAAACCGGCAATTCTTGAGCTGGGTGGCAAAGCGCCTCTACTGGTACTGGATGATGCCGATCTTCAGCAGGCGGCGGCGGGCGCGATTTTTGGCGCTTTCGCTAACGCCGGACAGATTTGTATGTCCACCGAACGCATAATTGTCGATGAGAGCATCGCGGATGAGTTCGTCGCATTAATCAGCCAACGCGCCGCCGCGCTGCCTTCTACGCTTCTCGGCCCGGTGGTCGATATGAAAACGGTACAACGCTGCAACGCGTTGATTGATGATGCACTGAACAAGGGAGCTCGTTTGCTCTGCGGTGGAAAGGCGGAATCAACGCAAATGCGCGCCACCCTGCTGGATGGCGTGACGCGTGAGATGCGAATATGGCATGAAGAATCTTTTGGCCCGGTCAAATCGGTGATTCGTGTCAACGGCGAGGAGGAGGCTCTGGCCGTCGCTAACGAGAGCGAATACGGCCTGGCGGCAGCGGTTTATAGCCGCGATACCGCTCGCGCCTGGAATGTGGCGCAGAACCTGCAAACCGGTATTTGCCATATTAACGGCCCTACCGTACATGATGAAGCACAGATGCCTTTCGGCGGCTGTAAATCGTCCGGCTATGGCCGCTTCGGCGGACGCGCAGGGATCGCTGAATTCACCGAACTTCGCTGGATAACCATGCAAACTCGCCCGCGCGAATTACCGTTCTGA